A region from the Lolium perenne isolate Kyuss_39 chromosome 4, Kyuss_2.0, whole genome shotgun sequence genome encodes:
- the LOC127295644 gene encoding uncharacterized protein has protein sequence MGNLMSAGAGAAAASGGKVVMADGSVRALSEPVSVAELMMDHPRHFVVDARVLQQRKGGAGGGARKVAPLPADHVLGAGGLYVLLPATRGKVSADEARRVLTASRSLARSKSMPGGLMRKMSTRKSRGADDSAGSAKREATPAATVAEMERRNEPVPTETDGFEEHRPEFLSRELSCRGWKPSLNTIEERVMPKKVSHWLF, from the coding sequence ATGGGCAACCTGATGTCGGCGGGCGCGGGGGCGGCCGCAGCGAGCGGAGGGAAGGTGGTGATGGCGGACGGGAGCGTGCGGGCGCTCAGCGAGCCCGTGTCCGTGGCGGAGCTCATGATGGACCACCCGCGCCACTTCGTCGTCGACGCGCGGGTGCTGCAGCAGCGGaagggcggcgctggcggcggggCCAGGAAGGTCGCGCCGCTGCCGGCCGACCATGTGCTGGGCGCCGGCGGGCTGTACGTCCTGCTGCCGGCCACGCGCGGCAAGGTTTCCGCCGACGAGGCGCGGCGCGTGCTCACCGCGTCCCGGTCGCTGGCGCGGTCCAAGTCAATGCCCGGCGGGCTGATGAGGAAGATGTCGACTCGGAAGAGCCGGGGTGCCGACGACTCAGCCGGATCAGCGAAGCGCGAGGCGACGCCGGCAGCGACTGTGGCGGAAATGGAGAGGAGGAACGAGCCGGTGCCGACGGAGACGGACGGGTTCGAGGAGCACCGGCCGGAGTTCTTGAGCAGAGAGCTGTCGTGCAGGGGGTGGAAGCCGAGCCTGAACACCATCGAAGAGCGAGTCATGCCCAAGAAGGTCTCCCATTGGCTCTTCTAA